The Methanoculleus marisnigri JR1 genome window below encodes:
- the pheT gene encoding phenylalanine--tRNA ligase subunit beta has product MAIITLPYRYLERLAGTDRQTIIDRVPMIGADIERIEDDHVDVEFFPNRPDLYSPEGVARAMRGFLGIEEGLPAYTVRPSGIAFSVDPGLADIRPFLGSAVIRNVNLDEEAIESLMALQEALHWAVGRGRGKVAIGVHDLDTVTPPFRYIASPRNRSFVPLDFEREMTMEEMLADHPKGRDYAHLVENFDTFPLIVDAENRVLSFPPIINGELTRVTAATKNILLDCTGTDRRAVMTAVNIICTALIEAGATVETVTVEGEEMPTLAPAERVVSVAECSRLLGLSLTPQEMAGLLRRMRFDAEPDGDSRVRILVPCYRSDILHDWDIFEDVAIAYGIENFDAALPATSTVAQEHPIPAVAGAVRSVMTGLGYLEAIPFTLTNERVLYANMQREPAPGTLRLLHPISEEQTVVRTDLLPLLMEMLLANKHRELPQRLFAVGDVVEDCVTYLKVAAVSIHPAADFSEAYAAADVLCRELSLSYTVVESADPAFLDGRRGDIVVDGKIVGVFGEIHPAVLGAFDLEHPVAALALDLTAVPGYPALPDTP; this is encoded by the coding sequence ATGGCAATCATCACGCTACCCTACCGGTACCTGGAACGGCTGGCCGGCACCGACCGGCAGACGATCATCGACCGCGTTCCGATGATCGGGGCCGACATCGAGCGGATCGAGGACGACCACGTGGACGTTGAGTTCTTCCCGAACCGGCCGGACCTCTACTCGCCCGAGGGCGTCGCCCGGGCGATGCGCGGGTTCCTCGGAATCGAGGAGGGCCTGCCGGCCTACACCGTCCGCCCTTCCGGCATCGCCTTCTCGGTCGATCCGGGCCTTGCCGATATCCGGCCGTTCCTCGGCTCGGCCGTGATCCGGAACGTCAACCTCGACGAAGAGGCGATCGAGAGCCTGATGGCCCTCCAGGAGGCCCTCCACTGGGCGGTCGGGCGCGGACGGGGCAAGGTGGCGATCGGCGTCCACGACCTCGATACGGTCACGCCTCCCTTCCGCTACATCGCCTCGCCCCGGAACCGGTCGTTCGTCCCGCTGGACTTCGAGCGGGAGATGACGATGGAGGAGATGCTCGCCGACCACCCGAAGGGCCGGGACTACGCTCACCTGGTGGAGAACTTCGATACGTTCCCGCTGATCGTCGATGCCGAGAACCGGGTGCTCTCCTTCCCGCCGATCATCAACGGCGAGCTGACGAGGGTCACGGCGGCGACGAAGAACATCCTGCTCGACTGCACCGGCACCGACAGGAGAGCGGTGATGACGGCGGTCAACATCATCTGCACGGCGCTCATCGAGGCCGGGGCGACGGTCGAGACGGTGACCGTCGAGGGGGAGGAGATGCCGACGCTCGCCCCCGCAGAAAGGGTCGTCTCGGTAGCGGAATGCTCCCGCCTCCTCGGTCTCTCCCTCACGCCGCAGGAGATGGCGGGGCTCCTTCGCCGGATGCGCTTTGACGCCGAGCCCGACGGCGACTCACGGGTCCGGATCCTCGTCCCCTGCTACCGCTCGGACATCCTCCACGACTGGGATATCTTCGAGGACGTGGCGATCGCCTACGGCATCGAGAACTTCGATGCCGCCCTCCCGGCGACCTCCACGGTTGCACAGGAGCACCCGATCCCCGCCGTCGCGGGAGCGGTCCGGTCGGTGATGACCGGCCTCGGGTATCTCGAAGCGATCCCGTTCACCCTCACAAACGAGCGGGTGCTGTATGCAAACATGCAGCGCGAGCCCGCGCCCGGAACCCTGCGGCTGCTCCACCCGATCAGCGAGGAGCAGACGGTGGTCCGGACCGACCTCCTCCCCCTGCTGATGGAGATGCTTCTTGCGAACAAGCACCGCGAACTCCCGCAGCGGCTCTTTGCGGTGGGGGACGTGGTCGAGGACTGCGTCACCTACCTGAAGGTCGCGGCGGTCAGTATCCACCCGGCGGCCGACTTCTCCGAGGCATACGCGGCGGCGGACGTCCTCTGCCGCGAGCTCTCGCTCTCCTACACGGTCGTCGAGTCGGCCGACCCGGCGTTCCTCGACGGCCGCCGCGGGGATATCGTCGTCGACGGAAAAATAGTCGGGGTGTTTGGGGAGATCCACCCCGCCGTTCTCGGGGCGTTCGACCTCGAGCACCCGGTCGCGGCGCTCGCGCTCGACCTTACAGCCGTACCGGGATACCCCGCCCTGCCAGATACTCCTTGA
- the hisF gene encoding imidazole glycerol phosphate synthase subunit HisF has product MVLTKRIIPCLDLKDGRVVKGTHFVGLRDAGDPVELAQRYNEQGADEVVFLDITATREDRGTIIDVVQRAADQLFLPLTVGGGIRTIEDMKQILRAGADKVSINSSAVADPNLISQGAERFGTQCIVVAVDVRRNYETAPGKTPITLADGQECWYEVVTHGGSRGTGLDAVAWATEAEERGAGEILLTSMEADGTKEGFDIPITRAVSETVGIPVVASGGVGTLDHFYDGFTEGKADACLAASVFHYGEFTVRQVKEYLAGRGIPVRL; this is encoded by the coding sequence ATGGTTCTGACCAAGCGGATCATCCCCTGCCTTGACCTCAAGGACGGGCGGGTGGTCAAGGGCACGCACTTCGTCGGCCTGCGCGACGCGGGCGATCCCGTCGAACTCGCCCAGCGCTACAACGAGCAGGGCGCGGACGAGGTGGTCTTCCTCGACATCACCGCCACCAGGGAAGACCGGGGCACCATCATCGACGTCGTGCAGCGGGCGGCCGACCAGCTCTTTCTCCCGCTCACCGTCGGCGGCGGCATCCGGACGATCGAGGATATGAAACAGATCCTCCGGGCGGGCGCGGACAAGGTGAGCATCAACTCGAGCGCCGTCGCCGACCCGAACCTGATCTCGCAGGGCGCCGAGCGGTTCGGCACCCAGTGCATCGTCGTCGCCGTCGATGTCCGGCGCAACTACGAGACGGCACCGGGAAAAACGCCGATAACACTCGCCGACGGCCAGGAGTGCTGGTACGAGGTCGTGACCCACGGCGGGAGCCGGGGCACGGGGCTTGACGCCGTCGCCTGGGCGACAGAGGCGGAGGAGCGCGGGGCGGGCGAGATCCTGCTCACCAGCATGGAGGCCGACGGGACGAAAGAGGGGTTCGACATCCCGATCACGAGAGCGGTTTCGGAGACGGTCGGCATCCCGGTGGTCGCGAGCGGCGGCGTGGGGACGCTCGACCACTTCTACGACGGATTCACGGAAGGAAAGGCCGACGCCTGCCTCGCGGCAAGCGTCTTCCACTACGGCGAGTTCACCGTCCGCCAGGTCAAGGAGTATCTGGCAGGGCGGGGTATCCCGGTACGGCTGTAA
- a CDS encoding methyltransferase domain-containing protein, translating to MIDEVHTDEPPDSRRKGRHRDRRTIGPVPNLEDHVKPDWWRGIFNRLYLKTDGDVVDDPRITGREIDRIARVLHLQPHEKVLDLCCGQGRHTLELARRGYNAEGLDQSHYLIQRARSTAKKEGLPVRFREGDARRLPYRTDTYDVVLVLGNSFGYFDSVEEDLRILTEIRRILKPWGRVLLDVADGEYLKEHFQPRSWEWIDDTMFVCRERSLSFDDQRLISREVITDVEKGVVADQFYAEHLYTPEALRRLLEKAGFSGIAFHEIATESQRNQDLGMMERRHIVTAHVRKEWSATKTKGRETAKHVAVLLGDPARPDALKPSCAFDDDDFYTIDQMKAALRELSGYRFTYLFKHETLIQDLQRLKGKVDYVFNLCDEGFNNDPRKELHVPALFEIYSIPYTGAGPQALAFCYDKSLVRGIAKEMGIPVPDACFITPGDRTYDVGMKFPAIVKPNAGDSSYGITQESIAHSIEELSDIITSLRTTLGYDRSLLVEEFLTGKDISVGIIGNPSGYSMVLPVIEEDYSALPPGLPRICGYEAKWLPDSPYWKITSKPADLPEETEKAIVRCCLALFERLECRDYCRFDWRLDEHGNPKLLEVNPNPGWCWDGHLARMAKYAGLTYPEMLGRILKAAEERFGMEPERDTREAGKEHLPFDLSQETA from the coding sequence ATGATCGACGAGGTCCACACCGACGAGCCTCCCGATAGCAGACGCAAGGGAAGACACCGGGACAGGAGGACGATCGGTCCGGTCCCGAACCTTGAAGACCACGTAAAACCCGACTGGTGGAGGGGCATCTTCAATCGCCTTTACCTGAAGACCGACGGCGACGTCGTCGACGACCCCCGGATCACCGGGAGAGAGATCGACCGGATCGCCCGGGTTCTGCACCTCCAGCCCCACGAAAAAGTCCTCGACCTCTGTTGCGGCCAGGGCAGGCACACCCTCGAACTCGCGCGCAGGGGCTACAACGCCGAAGGCCTCGACCAGTCGCACTACCTAATCCAGCGGGCCCGGTCGACCGCGAAGAAAGAGGGGCTCCCCGTCAGGTTCAGGGAGGGGGACGCCCGGCGACTCCCGTACCGCACCGACACCTACGACGTCGTCCTCGTCCTCGGGAACAGTTTCGGCTATTTCGACTCCGTCGAGGAGGATCTCCGGATCCTCACCGAGATCCGGCGCATCCTCAAACCCTGGGGGCGGGTGCTCCTGGACGTCGCCGACGGCGAGTACTTAAAAGAGCACTTCCAGCCGAGGTCGTGGGAGTGGATCGACGATACCATGTTCGTCTGCCGCGAGAGGTCGCTCTCGTTCGACGACCAGCGCCTGATATCCCGTGAGGTGATAACCGACGTCGAGAAGGGCGTCGTGGCCGACCAGTTCTACGCCGAGCACCTCTACACCCCCGAGGCGCTCCGGCGGCTCCTTGAGAAGGCGGGGTTCTCCGGCATCGCCTTCCACGAGATCGCGACCGAGTCGCAGCGCAACCAGGACCTCGGGATGATGGAGCGCCGCCACATCGTTACCGCGCACGTCAGGAAGGAATGGTCGGCGACGAAGACAAAAGGCCGGGAGACGGCAAAACACGTCGCGGTGCTCCTCGGCGACCCGGCGAGGCCCGACGCCCTGAAACCCTCCTGCGCCTTCGACGACGACGACTTCTACACCATCGACCAGATGAAGGCGGCGCTGCGGGAACTCTCCGGCTACCGGTTCACCTACCTCTTCAAGCACGAGACGCTGATCCAGGATCTCCAGAGACTGAAGGGGAAGGTGGACTACGTCTTCAACCTCTGCGACGAGGGGTTCAACAACGACCCGAGGAAAGAACTCCACGTCCCGGCGCTTTTCGAGATTTACAGCATCCCGTACACGGGAGCCGGCCCGCAGGCGCTCGCGTTCTGCTACGACAAATCGCTCGTGCGGGGGATCGCAAAAGAGATGGGGATCCCGGTGCCGGACGCCTGCTTCATCACCCCCGGCGACCGCACTTACGATGTCGGGATGAAGTTCCCGGCGATCGTCAAGCCGAACGCAGGCGACTCCTCCTACGGCATCACGCAAGAGAGCATCGCCCACTCCATCGAGGAACTCTCCGACATCATCACCTCGCTCCGGACGACCCTCGGCTACGACCGCTCGCTCCTCGTCGAGGAGTTCCTCACGGGAAAAGACATCAGCGTCGGGATCATCGGGAACCCGTCGGGATACAGCATGGTGCTGCCCGTCATCGAGGAGGACTACTCCGCCCTGCCCCCGGGTCTCCCCCGCATCTGCGGCTACGAGGCGAAGTGGCTCCCGGACTCGCCCTACTGGAAGATCACCTCAAAGCCCGCGGACCTCCCCGAGGAGACCGAGAAGGCGATCGTGCGGTGCTGCCTCGCCCTCTTCGAACGCCTGGAGTGCCGCGACTACTGCCGGTTCGACTGGCGGCTCGACGAGCACGGCAACCCAAAACTCCTCGAGGTCAACCCGAACCCCGGCTGGTGCTGGGACGGCCACCTCGCCAGGATGGCGAAGTACGCGGGCCTGACGTACCCCGAGATGCTCGGCCGGATCCTGAAAGCTGCGGAGGAGCGGTTCGGGATGGAGCCGGAGCGGGATACGCGGGAGGCCGGCAAGGAACATCTCCCGTTCGACCTCAGCCAGGAGACGGCCTGA
- a CDS encoding ABC transporter permease produces MDSTPFRQSPEVTRPEGGLARVSRAGLALLVAALVALFLLFVTLPVASLFLRISPEAFLRSLAEPVVLDALSLSLATATVSTAIVVVFGTPLALVNARHDYPGRAIVDTLTDLPIVLPPAVAGIALLMAFGRRGVVGQYLDQFGISIAFTTVAVILAQVFVASPFYIRQARASFEAVDRIYEDAARTLGASPMKVALRVTIPLAWGGLISGAILSFARALGEFGATIMFAGNFQGRTQTMPLAIYTTMQGDLDAAISLAIVLVVISFAVIAAVKIMTRRRL; encoded by the coding sequence ATGGATTCGACCCCATTCCGGCAGAGTCCTGAGGTGACCCGGCCCGAAGGTGGCCTGGCGCGAGTCTCGAGGGCGGGTCTTGCCCTCCTCGTCGCCGCCCTCGTCGCCCTCTTCCTCCTCTTCGTCACGCTGCCGGTCGCCTCGCTCTTCCTGCGCATATCGCCTGAGGCGTTCCTCCGGTCGCTCGCCGAACCGGTGGTGCTCGACGCGCTCTCCCTCTCGCTAGCCACCGCGACGGTGAGCACGGCGATCGTCGTCGTCTTCGGGACGCCGCTTGCCCTGGTGAATGCCCGGCACGACTACCCGGGGAGGGCGATCGTCGATACGCTCACCGATCTCCCCATCGTCCTGCCGCCGGCGGTGGCGGGCATCGCGCTCCTCATGGCGTTCGGCCGCCGGGGCGTGGTCGGGCAGTACCTCGACCAATTCGGTATCAGCATCGCCTTCACCACGGTCGCGGTGATCCTCGCGCAGGTCTTCGTGGCCTCGCCGTTCTACATTCGGCAGGCGAGGGCGAGTTTCGAGGCGGTCGACCGCATCTACGAGGATGCGGCCCGGACGCTCGGGGCATCCCCCATGAAGGTCGCCCTCCGGGTCACCATCCCGCTTGCGTGGGGCGGGCTCATCTCGGGTGCGATACTCTCGTTCGCCCGGGCGCTCGGGGAGTTCGGCGCCACGATCATGTTTGCCGGAAACTTCCAGGGACGAACCCAGACGATGCCGCTTGCCATCTACACGACGATGCAGGGCGACCTCGATGCCGCGATCAGCCTCGCGATCGTCCTCGTCGTGATATCGTTTGCGGTGATCGCCGCGGTGAAGATCATGACCCGGCGGAGGCTCTGA
- a CDS encoding sulfate/molybdate ABC transporter ATP-binding protein: MLSFSAVRQLRDFTLDVTLSVGCGETLVLVGENGAGKSTVLNLISGILTPDRGEIVLGERRLYSGEEGIDVPAESRKVGHLFQSYALFPHMTVAENVAFGLRCRKVSRPEIAFSVTNQLRAMNLADLADVNVGRLSGGQRQRVALARALVLDPDLLLLDEPLAAVDMRAQAAMRMELRDRIRSAGIPCIVVTHNLRDALELADRLCLLEEGQVVAEGAPEEVLGMQDNGFIASFAGSEPHNGFMPRASITGHSRRLPDSRPLG; encoded by the coding sequence ATGCTCTCGTTCTCTGCCGTCCGGCAACTCCGCGACTTCACTCTCGACGTCACGCTCTCGGTCGGGTGCGGGGAGACCCTCGTCCTCGTCGGCGAGAACGGGGCGGGCAAGTCCACGGTGCTGAACCTGATCTCCGGCATCCTCACCCCTGACCGTGGGGAGATCGTCCTCGGGGAGAGGAGGCTCTACTCAGGCGAGGAGGGGATCGACGTCCCCGCCGAGAGCCGGAAGGTCGGCCACCTCTTCCAGTCTTACGCCCTCTTCCCGCATATGACCGTCGCCGAGAACGTGGCGTTCGGCCTCCGCTGCCGGAAGGTCTCGCGGCCGGAGATCGCGTTCTCCGTGACGAACCAGCTTCGCGCGATGAACCTCGCCGATCTTGCGGACGTCAACGTCGGCAGGCTCTCGGGCGGGCAGCGGCAGCGGGTGGCCCTCGCCCGGGCGCTGGTGCTCGACCCGGACCTCCTCCTCCTCGACGAACCGCTCGCCGCCGTCGATATGCGGGCGCAAGCTGCGATGCGAATGGAACTCCGCGACCGGATACGGAGCGCCGGCATCCCCTGCATCGTCGTCACCCACAACCTCCGCGACGCCCTCGAACTCGCCGACCGCCTCTGCCTCCTCGAAGAGGGGCAGGTGGTCGCCGAGGGTGCGCCGGAGGAGGTGCTCGGCATGCAGGATAACGGGTTCATCGCGAGTTTTGCCGGGTCGGAACCCCACAACGGCTTTATGCCCCGGGCGTCTATCACTGGTCATAGCCGGAGGCTGCCGGACTCCCGGCCCCTCGGATGA
- the nifB gene encoding nitrogenase cofactor biosynthesis protein NifB, producing MADEYRTATVQGREVPYDPEQLRKISEHPCYSDKACHAFGRCHLPVAPDCNIQCNYCIRDFDCVNESRPGVTSKVLTPEEGLDLVRNVVRDYPYVKVIGIAGPGEPLANPETFEALRLVHEEFPHLIMCISTNGLMLPEYIEELAKYDVGNITITLNAVDPAIGEKIYAWVDYKGKRYHGREAAEILLSQQLKGIEMAVAKKIFVKINTVYIPGINDEHIPEIAKKVGEMGAFTFNVIPVIPQYKFAHITPPTPKEKREMQDQCAPYIKQMRHCARCRADAIGKLGQDVQSCVYQQMKDEKKE from the coding sequence ATGGCCGACGAGTATCGGACCGCGACGGTCCAGGGCAGGGAGGTTCCTTACGATCCGGAGCAGCTACGTAAGATCAGCGAGCACCCCTGCTACTCAGATAAAGCCTGCCACGCCTTCGGACGATGCCATCTCCCCGTCGCTCCAGATTGCAATATCCAGTGCAACTACTGCATACGCGACTTCGACTGCGTGAACGAGAGCCGGCCGGGTGTCACGAGCAAGGTTCTCACCCCGGAAGAGGGGCTCGACCTGGTCAGGAACGTCGTCAGGGATTATCCGTACGTGAAGGTGATCGGCATCGCGGGGCCGGGTGAGCCGCTCGCAAACCCCGAGACGTTCGAGGCTCTGCGGCTGGTCCACGAGGAGTTTCCGCACCTGATCATGTGCATCAGCACGAACGGCCTTATGCTCCCCGAGTATATAGAAGAACTCGCGAAGTACGATGTCGGAAACATCACGATCACGCTCAACGCCGTCGACCCCGCGATCGGGGAGAAGATCTACGCCTGGGTCGACTACAAAGGGAAGAGGTATCACGGGCGCGAGGCGGCAGAAATCCTCCTCTCCCAGCAGTTGAAGGGGATCGAGATGGCGGTCGCGAAGAAGATCTTCGTCAAGATCAACACCGTCTACATCCCCGGGATCAACGACGAGCACATCCCCGAGATTGCAAAGAAGGTCGGCGAGATGGGGGCGTTCACCTTCAACGTCATTCCAGTCATCCCGCAGTACAAGTTCGCCCATATCACCCCCCCGACACCGAAGGAGAAGCGGGAGATGCAGGACCAATGCGCTCCGTACATCAAGCAGATGCGCCACTGCGCACGCTGCCGGGCGGACGCGATCGGGAAACTGGGCCAGGACGTTCAGTCCTGCGTCTACCAGCAGATGAAGGATGAGAAGAAAGAATAA
- a CDS encoding CxxC-x17-CxxC domain-containing protein — MEERYPRRGPGSYQDRPREFHKAVCSDCGKECEVPFKPTEGRPVYCLDCLPKHRKPRF; from the coding sequence ATGGAAGAGAGATACCCCCGCAGGGGCCCCGGATCGTATCAGGACCGTCCCCGCGAGTTCCACAAGGCGGTCTGTTCCGACTGCGGCAAAGAGTGCGAAGTTCCTTTCAAGCCTACGGAGGGTCGGCCGGTCTACTGTCTCGACTGCCTCCCGAAGCACAGGAAACCCCGGTTTTGA
- a CDS encoding DNA-3-methyladenine glycosylase family protein, with protein MTTIELRPDQPFDLDLTLACGQAFRWEKTDGWWQGVAGGRAVRIRQDANRLTFEGGDAGFVRDYFQLDQDLNAILSSIDRDPAIGAAVRECRGLRLVRQPPWECLISYICATNTNIPAVKRRAALMAERYGRPVDGPFGRTYAFPEPEALGAVSRADLWDCKLGYRTDYVHEAAGYATEYPDWAERIAALPFEEARETLMRFRGVGPKAADCVLLFAFGFFEAFPVDVWIRRIVRETYLSDLTGKNCTPPEYERIRRFSRDYFGEYAGYAQEYLYCARGPARRPQ; from the coding sequence ATGACGACGATCGAACTCCGGCCCGACCAGCCGTTCGACCTCGACCTGACGCTCGCCTGCGGGCAGGCGTTCCGCTGGGAGAAGACGGACGGGTGGTGGCAGGGCGTCGCCGGCGGCCGGGCCGTCCGGATACGGCAGGATGCAAACCGGCTCACGTTTGAGGGGGGGGATGCGGGGTTCGTCCGCGACTACTTCCAACTTGACCAGGACCTTAACGCAATTCTTTCGTCAATCGACCGCGACCCGGCGATTGGTGCCGCCGTCCGGGAGTGCCGGGGTCTGCGTCTCGTCAGGCAACCGCCGTGGGAGTGCCTGATCTCCTACATCTGCGCCACGAACACGAATATCCCGGCGGTGAAGCGCCGGGCCGCGCTGATGGCGGAGCGCTACGGGAGACCGGTAGACGGACCTTTCGGCAGAACGTATGCGTTCCCGGAGCCGGAAGCGCTCGGCGCAGTCTCCCGCGCGGACCTGTGGGACTGCAAACTCGGCTACCGGACGGATTACGTTCACGAGGCAGCCGGATATGCGACTGAGTACCCGGACTGGGCGGAGCGTATCGCCGCCCTCCCGTTCGAGGAGGCACGGGAGACGTTGATGCGATTCCGCGGCGTCGGGCCGAAAGCGGCGGACTGTGTGCTGCTCTTTGCGTTCGGGTTCTTCGAGGCGTTTCCGGTCGATGTCTGGATACGCCGGATCGTGAGGGAGACCTACCTCTCCGATCTTACCGGAAAAAACTGCACCCCGCCGGAGTACGAGAGGATCCGGCGGTTTAGCCGGGACTACTTCGGGGAGTATGCCGGATACGCGCAGGAGTATCTCTATTGTGCACGCGGCCCGGCACGCCGCCCGCAGTGA
- a CDS encoding adenosylhomocysteinase, translating into MESGDLKIAWARQYMPVLSSIRKRFVEEKPFSGMTIGMALHVEAKTAVLVETLAAGGAEVHITGCNPLSTQDDVATALDTREGIHSYARRGASVEEYYAAIDRVLDARPAITIDDGMDLIFRIHTERRDVLDSVIGGCEETTTGIHRLRAMAQEGALRFPVVAVNDTPMKHFFDNVHGTGESSLASIMITTNILIAGKRFVVAGYGYCGRGLAQKARSLGARVIVTEVDPRRALQAHMDGFEVMTMDDATHLGDIFVTTTGNTSILTERHFPKMKDGAILANAGHFNVEIDVDWLAAHADSTVHRDGVDTYVLDGKAVHVLAEGRLVNLATPKGMGHPVEVMDLSFAVQALSAEFIAKHGRELAPGVHDVPSAIDEGVARLKLDALGLSIDRLTPDQETYMSSWTIGT; encoded by the coding sequence ATGGAGTCTGGAGATCTCAAAATTGCGTGGGCGCGGCAGTACATGCCGGTGCTCTCGTCCATTCGGAAGCGTTTCGTCGAGGAGAAGCCGTTCTCCGGCATGACTATCGGCATGGCCCTGCACGTCGAGGCGAAGACCGCGGTACTGGTCGAGACGCTCGCGGCAGGCGGCGCCGAGGTGCACATCACGGGGTGCAACCCCCTCTCGACCCAGGACGACGTCGCGACGGCGCTCGATACCCGGGAAGGGATTCACTCCTACGCCCGCCGGGGAGCCAGCGTCGAGGAGTACTACGCGGCCATCGACCGGGTGCTCGACGCCCGCCCCGCGATCACTATCGACGACGGCATGGACCTGATCTTCCGCATCCACACCGAGCGGCGGGATGTGCTGGACTCGGTCATCGGCGGGTGCGAGGAGACCACGACCGGCATCCACCGGCTCCGCGCGATGGCACAGGAGGGGGCGCTCAGGTTCCCGGTCGTCGCCGTCAACGACACCCCGATGAAGCACTTCTTCGACAACGTTCACGGCACCGGGGAGAGTTCGCTTGCGTCGATCATGATCACGACGAACATCCTCATCGCCGGAAAGCGGTTCGTCGTCGCGGGCTACGGCTACTGCGGCCGGGGACTCGCGCAGAAGGCCCGGAGCCTCGGCGCCCGCGTCATCGTGACCGAGGTCGACCCCAGAAGGGCGCTGCAGGCGCACATGGACGGCTTTGAGGTCATGACGATGGACGACGCGACACACCTCGGTGACATCTTCGTCACCACCACCGGCAACACGAGCATCCTCACCGAACGGCACTTCCCGAAGATGAAGGACGGGGCGATCCTCGCGAACGCCGGCCACTTCAACGTTGAGATCGACGTCGACTGGCTCGCGGCGCACGCGGATTCCACCGTCCACCGGGACGGCGTCGACACCTACGTGCTCGACGGCAAAGCCGTCCACGTCCTCGCCGAAGGGCGGCTCGTGAACCTCGCGACGCCGAAGGGCATGGGCCACCCCGTCGAGGTGATGGACCTGAGCTTCGCGGTCCAGGCGCTCTCCGCCGAGTTCATCGCGAAGCACGGCCGCGAACTCGCTCCCGGCGTGCACGACGTCCCGTCCGCCATCGATGAGGGGGTCGCGCGGCTGAAACTCGACGCGCTCGGCCTCTCTATCGACCGGCTGACGCCCGACCAGGAGACCTATATGAGCAGCTGGACGATCGGGACGTAA
- the modA gene encoding molybdate ABC transporter substrate-binding protein, whose translation MKASTPATLVALTLMITAGLLVAGCTTTGETSEETTLTVFTAASLTGAFTDIGKAYEAQNGNVRIDLVFDGSQALRTQIEQGANPDVFVSASTKHMKALQDGGFMDDGTVAPFLGNSMALIVPADNPANITGLADLAKPGTKIVIGTKDVPFGDYTRQVLDKMAADPAYGEAYREAVMENVISEETAVSSVVPKLTLGEADAAFVYKSDVSKDDLDKVTRIEVPAEYNVMATYPLGILADSPHKAEAESFIAFVRGPDGSAILTEYGFDPIPAES comes from the coding sequence ATGAAAGCATCAACCCCGGCAACCCTCGTTGCCCTGACCCTCATGATCACCGCCGGTCTCCTGGTCGCGGGATGCACGACCACCGGAGAGACGTCGGAAGAGACTACCCTGACCGTCTTTACGGCCGCGTCGCTCACGGGGGCCTTCACGGATATCGGCAAAGCCTACGAGGCACAGAACGGAAACGTCAGGATTGATCTGGTCTTCGACGGATCGCAGGCCCTCCGCACCCAGATTGAGCAGGGAGCGAACCCCGACGTCTTCGTCTCCGCGAGCACAAAGCACATGAAGGCCCTCCAGGACGGCGGGTTCATGGATGACGGTACCGTGGCGCCGTTCCTCGGGAACAGCATGGCCCTGATCGTCCCGGCCGACAACCCGGCAAATATCACCGGTCTGGCCGACCTGGCAAAACCGGGCACAAAGATTGTCATCGGCACCAAAGATGTTCCCTTCGGCGACTACACCCGGCAGGTGCTCGATAAGATGGCCGCCGATCCCGCATACGGCGAGGCGTACCGGGAAGCCGTGATGGAGAACGTCATCTCCGAGGAGACGGCGGTAAGCTCCGTGGTGCCCAAACTGACCCTCGGGGAGGCGGATGCGGCGTTCGTCTACAAATCGGACGTCTCGAAGGACGATCTGGACAAAGTGACCCGGATCGAGGTTCCGGCGGAGTATAACGTCATGGCCACGTATCCGCTCGGCATCCTTGCGGATTCGCCGCACAAGGCCGAAGCGGAGTCCTTCATAGCGTTCGTCCGGGGCCCGGACGGCAGCGCCATCCTGACCGAGTATGGATTCGACCCCATTCCGGCAGAGTCCTGA
- a CDS encoding CxxC-x17-CxxC domain-containing protein, which produces MEERYPRRGPGSYQDRPREFHKAVCADCGKECEVPFKPTEGRPVYCRDCLPKHRKPRF; this is translated from the coding sequence ATGGAAGAGAGATATCCCCGCAGGGGCCCCGGATCGTATCAGGACCGTCCCCGCGAGTTCCACAAGGCAGTCTGCGCTGACTGCGGCAAAGAGTGCGAAGTTCCTTTCAAGCCTACGGAGGGTCGGCCGGTCTACTGCCGCGACTGCCTCCCGAAGCACAGAAAACCCCGATTCTAA